The Quercus lobata isolate SW786 chromosome 4, ValleyOak3.0 Primary Assembly, whole genome shotgun sequence genome segment aagagagagattccCAGAGTACAGAGAATTAATAGTGTTCTCTCCTTTCACATTCATACTTTCCAAAATGAATAAGaattaatttttccttaaagctaacaaaaacttttcattGCAAACGAGCTTCCATAGAATTTTCATGATTACATACATGCTTCACTGTAGACATCAAGTCGTTTTCTTCGAAAATGTATTGGTGCTTTGCAGCTTCTGTAGAATCTGAATGATGCAAATGCAATTAATTCTTATATACAATCTAATTAGAATAGTTTATGACGAGTCTGGAAAAGTCATTAGTACCTTTGATAAGGAAGAAAGCAATATAGATGGTAGTAATGCCaaattttgaagattttatcAGCATTCCTTACGTTTTCCTCATACTATATATTGGAAGGTACGTCTTTTTTATTACTACTACGTTAAGATCTTGACGTTAAAAGTAGCAGTACAATACAGCCATTTTCACACTCATAACAAATTTATCGTACATATAGTGAAAGAGAGCAATACTAAAGGTATCTTGATCTATCACCTTTGGAGGACCTAAACAACTGGATAGGAAGCTTGCATGGCAATGCCACAAAGACCTTCTGGAGCTCCACTATCTCTTTGAATCCTCATATAGCCATTCTCACCCCAATTGGTGCCCCATGAATTCTTAATTAACCAATACTTGGTACCATCTTCACTGGTTCCATACCCAATTGCAGTAACATCATGACTTAAATTGGTCCCACATTGTCCGCTGAAAACTCCGCTGGCATAAAACTGCAAGTCATGACCAGTAGCGTCGAGGGAAACTGAAACTGGCTGTGTGGCCACTGCTTGTAGTATTGCTAACTCATTATTGGAAGGTAAGATTACAAATTCACTTATGCGAGCTGCGTTAATAGATGCCTTTTCTTGGTCACAAGTTCCATCCATAGCCTCATATGGGTAATTTTCTTCAGTGGCTAGTCCTTGgttttgtattatatatgtaaagGCATAACTCACGACACCACCACCATTGCACCCAGAATTGCCTTCCACGACACAGTCCACTAGTTGTTGCTCCGAAAGGGAGATCAAGTTGCCAGTTTTGATCTGATAGATCCCCTCTACTGCTGCTACTGCTGAAAAGGCCCAGCAACTTCCTAAAtaagaatcaataataataaaaatcttgcTAGGACATAAATAAATGTAGCAAATGAAGCTAGACTAGTTTGAGTTTTAGAAAATGTTATTCTCTTACCACAGTACTGGCCTTGGCTCTTAATGGGGGTTACAGCTCCTTTCTCTCTCCAATCCATAGTCATTGGAATTCTGCTTAGGTTTCCATATCTAAAAGTGTTTTTAGGTGATGAACTTGGTTGGGTGGAAATCTTGTATCCAGTATGAGTGGCAATGAATTCTTCATTCGTTAAGTCTGCAAATTCATTGACACTTAACCTGTAAGTGCGATTCCCTTGATTATTGACTTTGTCTATATACTCCACATTGTCCTTGAATATCTTCAAACGCCTTTTCTTCTCAGCATCATCTACGTAGTTACGTCCATGCTGAGTCATCCATTGCTCATGTCTCTCAACAAAGGATTCTTCAAGTAATGTACGGGACAAGGATTTAGATATCCAAGTCCCTAAAACCAACAACATGACTGTGATAAGTTTTTTCCCTAGTGTTAAAGCCATATTTTTTACAATCCGATGAGAGTTCTTTGACAATGGCTTTTTGTTATGTGCGCAATTCCTTCGTGGTTGCTTGGAGGGAACCAAGAGGTCCTACCCAATATCAATACtatcaatatttatatatataagtgggAACTTAATGTGTGAGAGATTTGTATGATTTGGATCTATCCATTTCCAAGTGAAATGGAAAGTGTATATTTAATGGCTATgatacaaaatgaaataaatatatggTTCAGATTTGCTAGCTTATTTAAAATTATCATCCACTTTGAATCTTGCCCATTAAATAGACACTCTATTTCCATAAAAATGAAGTGGATCCAAATCCATCCGGGAGAGAGTGAGATTTTGGCACATGTTGCAGAAAAATTGAGTATTCTTTTACCTAATCTTTTAGTAAGCATTTCACCTCATCCTTTAATTAAGGCTTTgcttttttagaaaattaatgcTCATTTTAATAATTAGTGTCAAGTGTGATTCTTCTTTGAAATGGAAAtaaacttccttttttttcttttttcttttttctttttttttcttttttgagaagaagccCCTATTAAATTAACCTTTCACCTAAGCTAAGTTTTTAATGAATTGATTTCATTTAACCTTCCACCTAAATAATGGatttaatgaaatatttatttttcattatttaattaatactatatgtcatttttctttgaaaGGGGAATAATAAGTACTAATTCATCATGTaatctttctcttaaaaaatggttttaatgatatttaatttttattatttattt includes the following:
- the LOC115985422 gene encoding zingipain-2-like, with the translated sequence MALTLGKKLITVMLLVLGTWISKSLSRTLLEESFVERHEQWMTQHGRNYVDDAEKKRRLKIFKDNVEYIDKVNNQGNRTYRLSVNEFADLTNEEFIATHTGYKISTQPSSSPKNTFRYGNLSRIPMTMDWREKGAVTPIKSQGQYCGSCWAFSAVAAVEGIYQIKTGNLISLSEQQLVDCVVEGNSGCNGGGVVSYAFTYIIQNQGLATEENYPYEAMDGTCDQEKASINAARISEFVILPSNNELAILQAVATQPVSVSLDATGHDLQFYASGVFSGQCGTNLSHDVTAIGYGTSEDGTKYWLIKNSWGTNWGENGYMRIQRDSGAPEGLCGIAMQASYPVV